The Deinococcus aquaticus genomic interval TGCCGCTCCGGGACGCTCAGGCCAGCCAGCAGGTCCGCGCCGACCGTGACCGTGTAGGCACCGGGCTCTCCGGCGTGGCCGACCTCAATCCGCCGCACGGTGATCCCCCCCGGCGCCACCCTCGGGCGCGGCGGCGGCCCAGGCGTGCTGCACGTCCGCCCAGTCCCACAGCCGCTCGATGATCTCCTCGACGATTTCCTCGCTGGGCCGCCCGTCGCTGTGCACGTGAATGGTGCCCTGCCGGTACACCGGTTCGCGTTCATCCATCATCGAGCGGATGGTCGAGAGGGGATCCTCGACGCGCAGCAGCGGCCGGTCGCTGTGCTTGGTGCGCTGGTACACCGTTTCCGGCGTGGCCCACAACACCACGACCGGGCCGCGCTCCAGCAGCTGACGGCGGTTCTCCTCCTGAATGAAGGTCCCGCCGCCCAGGCTGATCACCGCGTGCTCCAGGCGCGTGACGCGGTGCACGACCTCGTGCTCGCAGGCCCGGAAGTACCCCTCGCCCTCCTGCTCGAACACCTCGGGGATGGTCTTGCCCACCACCCGCGTGATCAGCTTGTCGGTATCCACGAAGTGCAGCGCCAGCGCCCGCGACAGCTCCCAGCCGATGCGGCTTTTCCCGGTCCCCATGAAACCGGCCAGAGCCACCCACGACACGGGGCGCTCAATGAGGCCGGAACTGAACATGGGGGACAGTGTAAGGGAATCCCCGGCGAGCGGCGTGACGGATGCACCCTCCGTGAGCGCCACCTCCGGCGGAAGTTCCCGCAGGTGCCCGTTCAGGCCGTCCTCCAGGCCCGCCAGGAAGGCCGCCAGTGCCCCCGCGCCTGCCTGCTGCGTGTCGCTCAGCACGCGCCCGCCTCAGTACGCCTGGGCGAAGGCGCGGGCCGCCGCCACGCGCTCCTGCAATTCGGGCAGGGTATCGCCGCCGAACTTCTCCAGCATCGCCTCGGCCAGCACCCAGCCCACCGCGCACTGCAACACCACGCCCGCCGCCGGAACGGCCGTCGTATCACTGCGCTCACGGGCCGCGTCGGACGGCTCGTGCGACACCACGTTCACGGTCGGCAGCGGCTTCATCAGCGTGGCGATGGGTTTCATGGCGACCCGCACGATCAGCTCCTCGCCGTTCGTCATGCCGGCCTCCAGCCCACCCGCGCCGTTCGTGTCACGCGCGTACGTCCCGTCCCGGTAGTACACCGCGTCATGCACGCCACTGCCGGGGCGAGTGGCGTTCTCGAAGGCCCGGCCGATCTCCACGCCCTTCATGGCCTGCACGCTCAGGCACGCCTGCGCGATCCGCCCGTCCAGCTTGCGGTCGTAATGCACGAACGACCCCAGCCCCACCGGCAGGCCCCGGAACCGGACCTCCAGAATGCCGCCCAGCGTATCGCCGTCCTTCTTGGCCTGATCGATCCGTTCGCGCATCTGCCCGGCGGCGTCCGCGTCCGGCGTGCGCAGGTCGCTGTCCTCGATCACGTCCAGCGCGTCCCAAGAGAACGGCTGCCGCGTCTCGATGCCCGCCAGGTTCGCCACGTAGTTCGCGCCCTGCACACCCAGCTCGCCCAGTAGTTTCAGGGCCACGCTGCCCACCGCCACGCGCGCCGCCGTTTCACGCGCACTGGCGCGCTCCAGCACGTCCCGCAGGTCCTTGTGCCGGTACTTGATACCGCCCGTCAGGTCCGCGTGACCGGGCCGCGCGTCCGTCAGTGACTTCTTGCGAGGCTCGCCGCCCGGCTCGGGCGACATGATCTCCGTCCAGTTCCGGTGATCCTTGTTCGCAATGGCCAGCGTGACCGGCGCGCCCGTCGTGCGGCCCGCCCGCACGCCACTCAGGATCTCGGCCTCGTCCGTCTCGATGACCATGCGCCGGCCCCGGCCGTACCCACCCTGCCGCTTTCGCAGCCACGGGTCGATATCACCCTTGCCCAGATTCAACTGCGCAGGCAGCCCCTCGATGATGGCCGTCAATTGCGGCCCGTGCGACTCCCCGGCGGTCAAGTACCTCATACCACCGGACTGTAGCGCCCCTCCGCGCCCCGCACGGCAGGCATGACCAAACAAACACGCCCCCCGGGCCGCAGCGCGCGGCGAGGGGGGCAGAGTGGACGCGAGGGGTTACTTGACGACGTTCCCCGTGATGACCACCAGCAGCTGCGTCGTCTCCTTCTTGGTGGCTTCCTTGCCGAACAGTCCGCCGATCACCGGGATGGTCGACAGGAACGGCACGCCGTCGCGGTTGGTCGACTCGGTATTCTTCAGCAGCCCGCTGAGCAGCAGTGTCTCGCCGCTCTTGAAGGTCAGGGTCGTCTGAGCCTCGCTGTTCACGAACTGCAGCAGGTTCGGCACGGTATCCGCCGTGATGGCCGTGCGCAGATCGTTGATCTGGCCGCGCACCCGCATGGTGATCGTGCCGTCCGGCGCGACCTGCGGATCGAAGAAGTCCAGGTTCACGCCGTAATCGATCTGCTTCTGAATGGGTGCCACGTTCGCCGCCGTCGAGGGAATGTTCAGCTCCAGTCGCCCGCCGCTCTTGATGGTGGCAGCCGCCGAACCCGAGGCATTCTGGGTGCTGGTGCCGCTGCCCAGGGACCGCTGACCGCTCTGCATGGTGATTGCGCCGTCGTACACGCTCTTGCTCAGGCCCTGGCCCTGCAGGGTGTTCAGGGTCGCGCCCAGGTTGAAGCCCACCAGACTGCGCGTCGGATCGAAGGCCGCGCCCAGCCCGCCGCTGCCCGCGCTGACCGTGAAGCCCCCGAAGCCCGCTTTCCAGTCCATGCCCAGACTGCGGCTGGCGGTCTCCGTGACCTCCTGAATGCGCACCTGCACGTTGATCTGCGGTACCCGCTGATCCAAGTTCGGGATCAGTTCGGCCACCTGCGCCACCTGATCCGCCGTGCCGCGCACGATCAGGGTGTTCGTCCGCTTGTCCGCAATGATCGACGCGGTGGCGGCCTTGGTGTCGGTCGCCGCCGTGCCGGTGCCGGTCGTGCTGGACACAGGGTTCAGCGGCGCGTTCGCCAGCGCCCCCGTCGTGTACGGCTGCCCGGTCGTCGGGTCGATCAGCGTGGCGTTCGGCACGATGGAAGTGCTGCTCAGTTCACGGGCCAGCGCACCTTCCAGGGTCGCCTTGACTTCCTCGGCGCTGGCGTTCACCAGCTGGAAGACCCGCTGCGTGATCTGCGCACCAGCCACCACGGGCGAGGTGCGGTCCACCTGACCCAGCAGGGTCACGGCGGCGTCCAGCTGGTTCTGCGGTCCCGTGATCACCAGTTGCCCGGTCTGCCCGACTGGCGTGACCTTCAGGCCCGGGTACTGCGCAGCCAGCACGGCCACGATGTCGGCCTGCGCGCCCTTCACGGCGTACACGCGCTGCACGGTCTGCGTTTCGGTGGTGGTCGCGCTGGTCCCGGCCCCAGGGGTGCTGTCCAGTTGCCCCAGCAGGCGCGTGACCTCGGCCACTTCCTTGTTCGTGCCGCGAATGATCACGCTGTTGCTGCGCACGTCCGGAATGATCCGCAGGGTCGCGGAATCCAGTTTCACGTCCGCCAGGGTGCGCAGGACGCCGGTCGTGTTGCCCTGCGCGTCCTTCTGCGGCGTTTCGCTGTAGGTGGGCGTCCCGAAGAACAGTTTCACCTGTTGTGAGGCCTGCGTGGCGTCCGCGTTCTTCAGGGTCACGTTGCGCTGGATGGGCGTGTTGCTGACGCGCAGGACCGGTTCGCCGCTCAGGCGCACCACGTCGTAGCTCAGGCCGTACACGTCCATCAGCAGCGGCCAGACCTCATTGAAGGGTTTGTTCTGGAAGGAGTACACGACCGGGCGGGCCGTGCCCGTCGCGGCGGCCGTACCGGCGGTGCCGGTGCCTGCCTCGGTGGTGGGGGCCGCCGTACCGGCCGCCGAGGGCAGCGCGTCCACGTTGGTATCCAGGATCAGGCCGTACCCGGCTGCCTTGGCCAGCGCGGCCAGCAGGCTCGACAGCGGCCCGCCGTACCGGCCGATCTCGATGGTCACGTTCGCGCCGGACAGCGCGCCGTCGGCCACGGTGCTGGTCTGTGCGGCCGGGGTGGCGGGAGAGGTCTGCGCGGTGGCCATGCCCAGCGCGGCGGTCAGCAGGAGGAATGCGAAGCGTTTAGTCATGGCTCACCTTTTATCCAGTTCGAGTGTCTTCGAGTTGTTGCCCAGGCTCAGTGTGGCGCTGGTCGCCGTGACTTCCTTGACGGTGACCTTGGTGTCGGGCAGCGTCTGACCGACCGACACGACCACGAAGCCGTCCTTGCTGCGGAAGATGGCGGTGTTCACGGGGCCCAGCACCACGGCGTTGAACGCCAGGTCCTGCGCCTGCACGAAGGAGTCGAGTTCATTCAGGGTCGGGACGCTGGCGTTCCCGCTGCCCAGGTCCGTGATGACCTGCGGCGTGCCGGGGCGGGGCGTGCCCGTCACGGGCGCGGAGGTGCCGCCGCCTGCGCCCGCAGCGCCGGAAGAGGTGCCGGTGCCGGAGACCGGAGTGCTGGTCTGGGGGGTCAGGGTGGGCACGCGGGTCACGCTGGGCACGCTGACGCCCGCCACCGGGGGCTTGATGGGCGCGGGGGTCGGCTCGGTGCCGGTCCCGTTGCTGCCTGCGCCGTTACTGCCATTACTGCCCGTACCGCTACTTCCAGTGGTGCCGTTCCCGGTTCCCGGCGTGATCACGACTGGCTCGGTCCCGCCGGGGATGGGCGTCACGACCACGGGGGAAGCGGCGCTGCCGGTGCTGCCGTCCCCGCCAGGAATGGGAGACACTGGCAGCGGCCCGGCGCCCGACACGGAGCCGCTGCTCGTGCCGGGCAGGGGCGTGATGGCCAGGGGACCGTCCGCCGAACCGAACGAGTCGGGGTTCGTGGGAACCGTGACCGGCTCGGGCAGCGCCGCGCTGGGCGTGGAGACCGGCGTGGTGGCCGGAGTGCCAGAGTCGCCGCCCGCCGACGCGGAGGCGTCGAGTTGCAGGGGCCGGAAGGGGTTGTTGCCGGGCACGGAAGCCAGCGCCGCCTCGGGGTTAATGCCGGACGGGCTGGGCGGCACGTCGGTGGAGGTCGTGGGGTCGGTGGCGCTGCCGTCGGTGGGGAAGGGCGGGATCACCTCGACCTGCACGGGCGCGTCGGGCTGCACGGCCACGCCGGGCGCGGTGCTGGGCGTTTCCGTACCGGTTTCCGGGGTGGGGGCGGGCGTGACGGGAATGGTGTCGTCACCCGGGCCGCCTGTCACGGCGGGCGGTTGCGGCTGGTTGGCCAGTTCATCGCTGGCGCTGCGGTTGGTCAGCAGGTACCACAGGCCGATCAGGGCGACCATGAGCAGCAGCAGCAGCAGCAGCTTCATCTCACGGGAGAGTTTCACGGGCGCTCGCGTCACTGGGTGCCTCCTGCGGGAGCGGCGTTCGGGGCGTCTGGAGCCTGCGGCGTCTCACCGGCAGCCGGGGTCGCCTGGGCCGGGTCGAAAGTGTACACGGTCAGGGCCAGCGTGCCTTCCAGCGTGGGATCAAACGTCGTTGCGGTCGGAAGTTGCAGGGCCACGTTGTTCACGGTCGTGAAACGGCTCATGGTTTCCACTGAGCGCAGCATCTGGAATAGCTGAGCGAAACGCCCGCTGACCGCCACGTTCAGCCCGATGGGCCGCACGCCGGCCGGCAGGCCCGCCGTATTACCGCCCTGCACGGTGAAGCTGTTCATGGTCGCTCCGGCGGCGCTGGTCGTCAGGCGCAGCTCGTCGAGTACCCCGCCGAAGTTCGCGGTCTGCGGCAGCGCGGCCAGGAACTCGTCCTGCTGCACCTTGAGTTTCGCGACCTCTTCACGCAGGGCCGGGACCCGCTGGGCGTTCGAGCGCAGCGTGGTCACACGGGTCGTGATGGTATCCAGTTCGCCCTGCAGGTTACTGATCTCGGTCTGCCGGGGCGTGAAGCGCATGGTGAAGTACAG includes:
- a CDS encoding secretin N-terminal domain-containing protein: MTKRFAFLLLTAALGMATAQTSPATPAAQTSTVADGALSGANVTIEIGRYGGPLSSLLAALAKAAGYGLILDTNVDALPSAAGTAAPTTEAGTGTAGTAAATGTARPVVYSFQNKPFNEVWPLLMDVYGLSYDVVRLSGEPVLRVSNTPIQRNVTLKNADATQASQQVKLFFGTPTYSETPQKDAQGNTTGVLRTLADVKLDSATLRIIPDVRSNSVIIRGTNKEVAEVTRLLGQLDSTPGAGTSATTTETQTVQRVYAVKGAQADIVAVLAAQYPGLKVTPVGQTGQLVITGPQNQLDAAVTLLGQVDRTSPVVAGAQITQRVFQLVNASAEEVKATLEGALARELSSTSIVPNATLIDPTTGQPYTTGALANAPLNPVSSTTGTGTAATDTKAATASIIADKRTNTLIVRGTADQVAQVAELIPNLDQRVPQINVQVRIQEVTETASRSLGMDWKAGFGGFTVSAGSGGLGAAFDPTRSLVGFNLGATLNTLQGQGLSKSVYDGAITMQSGQRSLGSGTSTQNASGSAAATIKSGGRLELNIPSTAANVAPIQKQIDYGVNLDFFDPQVAPDGTITMRVRGQINDLRTAITADTVPNLLQFVNSEAQTTLTFKSGETLLLSGLLKNTESTNRDGVPFLSTIPVIGGLFGKEATKKETTQLLVVITGNVVK
- a CDS encoding shikimate kinase — its product is MRELPPEVALTEGASVTPLAGDSLTLSPMFSSGLIERPVSWVALAGFMGTGKSRIGWELSRALALHFVDTDKLITRVVGKTIPEVFEQEGEGYFRACEHEVVHRVTRLEHAVISLGGGTFIQEENRRQLLERGPVVVLWATPETVYQRTKHSDRPLLRVEDPLSTIRSMMDEREPVYRQGTIHVHSDGRPSEEIVEEIIERLWDWADVQHAWAAAAPEGGAGGDHRAAD
- a CDS encoding type 4a pilus biogenesis protein PilO; translated protein: MLTKLSPRNLFFVALGVCLIILALYFTMRFTPRQTEISNLQGELDTITTRVTTLRSNAQRVPALREEVAKLKVQQDEFLAALPQTANFGGVLDELRLTTSAAGATMNSFTVQGGNTAGLPAGVRPIGLNVAVSGRFAQLFQMLRSVETMSRFTTVNNVALQLPTATTFDPTLEGTLALTVYTFDPAQATPAAGETPQAPDAPNAAPAGGTQ
- the aroC gene encoding chorismate synthase; translation: MRYLTAGESHGPQLTAIIEGLPAQLNLGKGDIDPWLRKRQGGYGRGRRMVIETDEAEILSGVRAGRTTGAPVTLAIANKDHRNWTEIMSPEPGGEPRKKSLTDARPGHADLTGGIKYRHKDLRDVLERASARETAARVAVGSVALKLLGELGVQGANYVANLAGIETRQPFSWDALDVIEDSDLRTPDADAAGQMRERIDQAKKDGDTLGGILEVRFRGLPVGLGSFVHYDRKLDGRIAQACLSVQAMKGVEIGRAFENATRPGSGVHDAVYYRDGTYARDTNGAGGLEAGMTNGEELIVRVAMKPIATLMKPLPTVNVVSHEPSDAARERSDTTAVPAAGVVLQCAVGWVLAEAMLEKFGGDTLPELQERVAAARAFAQAY